The proteins below are encoded in one region of Microbacterium pygmaeum:
- the sigK gene encoding ECF RNA polymerase sigma factor SigK, whose protein sequence is MVIDGVDVPEDGTPSVDHAGELLQRVADGDRNAFARLYDMLSPRVFGLILRVLVDRSQSEEVLQEVFLEIWQSAGRFAPNKGQGRSWVFTIAHRRAVDRVRSSQASTDRDVRAGFRDMGVAYDGVAEEVELRIEGRKVSEALAGLPEPQREALTLAYFGGYSQSEIAALVGAPLGTVKTRMRDGLSRLRVEMGVAS, encoded by the coding sequence GTGGTGATTGATGGCGTCGACGTACCCGAGGACGGCACGCCCTCCGTCGACCATGCCGGCGAGCTGCTGCAGCGCGTCGCGGACGGCGACCGGAATGCCTTCGCGCGCCTGTACGACATGCTCTCGCCTCGCGTCTTCGGACTGATCCTGCGGGTTCTGGTTGACCGATCGCAGAGCGAGGAAGTGCTCCAGGAGGTCTTCCTCGAGATCTGGCAATCCGCGGGACGCTTCGCTCCGAACAAAGGCCAGGGGAGATCGTGGGTGTTCACCATCGCGCATCGCCGGGCCGTGGATCGCGTGCGATCTTCGCAGGCGAGCACCGATCGTGATGTGCGTGCGGGCTTCCGGGATATGGGTGTCGCATATGACGGCGTCGCCGAGGAAGTGGAACTGCGGATCGAAGGCCGGAAGGTCTCCGAGGCGCTGGCAGGTCTGCCGGAACCGCAGCGTGAAGCGCTCACGCTCGCGTACTTCGGTGGCTACAGTCAGAGCGAAATCGCCGCCCTGGTGGGAGCACCGCTGGGAACGGTGAAGACGAGGATGCGGGACGGATTGTCCCGACTGAGAGTGGAGATGGGGGTGGCATCGTGA
- the pstC gene encoding phosphate ABC transporter permease subunit PstC, with the protein MTTTTAPAAVKAKQRPGDRWFSGTALFAGSMILVTLAAVAIFLIVQSIPGMTATSETASLLTGNFWQYVGPLAFGTVWASLLALLMAVPLSVAVALFISHYAPRRLAQTLGYIVDLLAAVPSVVFGLWGIMVLAPAVQPVYAWLNANAGWFPLFSGTVSSTGRTIFTASIVLAVMVVPIITAICREIFLQTPVLHEEAALALGATRWEMVKMAVFPFGRSGIVSASMLGLGRALGETMAVAMVLSVANVVTFELFTATNPGTIPANIALTFPEAYGTNINVLIATGLILFVVTFAVNALARWIVSRRKEFSGAN; encoded by the coding sequence ATGACCACCACTACCGCTCCGGCCGCGGTCAAGGCCAAGCAGCGGCCCGGAGATCGCTGGTTCTCGGGAACGGCGCTGTTCGCAGGATCGATGATCCTGGTCACCCTCGCCGCCGTCGCGATCTTCCTCATCGTCCAGTCGATCCCCGGAATGACCGCGACGAGCGAGACCGCCTCACTGCTCACCGGGAACTTCTGGCAGTATGTCGGCCCGCTCGCGTTCGGCACCGTCTGGGCATCTCTGCTCGCGCTGCTGATGGCGGTCCCACTCTCGGTGGCGGTCGCCCTCTTCATCTCGCACTACGCGCCGCGCCGTCTGGCGCAGACCCTCGGCTACATCGTCGACCTGCTGGCTGCGGTCCCCTCGGTCGTCTTCGGCCTGTGGGGCATTATGGTCCTCGCGCCCGCCGTTCAGCCGGTGTACGCGTGGCTCAACGCCAACGCCGGCTGGTTCCCCCTCTTCAGCGGAACGGTCTCCAGCACCGGGCGCACGATCTTCACCGCATCCATCGTCCTGGCGGTGATGGTCGTCCCGATCATCACCGCGATCTGCCGCGAGATCTTCCTCCAGACTCCGGTCCTGCACGAGGAAGCCGCGCTCGCCCTCGGCGCGACCCGCTGGGAGATGGTCAAGATGGCCGTCTTCCCCTTCGGCCGCAGCGGAATCGTCTCGGCGTCCATGCTCGGCCTCGGCCGCGCACTGGGCGAGACGATGGCCGTGGCCATGGTGCTCTCGGTCGCCAACGTCGTCACCTTCGAGCTGTTCACCGCGACCAACCCGGGCACGATCCCGGCCAACATCGCGCTGACCTTCCCCGAGGCCTACGGCACCAACATCAACGTGCTGATCGCAACGGGTCTCATCCTGTTCGTGGTCACCTTCGCAGTCAACGCCCTCGCGCGCTGGATCGTCAGCCGCCGCAAGGAATTCTCGGGAGCCAACTGA
- a CDS encoding fasciclin domain-containing protein — MSRKKLLFGLPVAFAVVIALSACSSGTGSTTTEETTAPPAAEESMTPEAETMDPAANLVGSGCAGYAEAVPDGAGSVAGMALDPVATAASNNPILTTLTAAVSGGLNPNVNLVDTLNGDEFTVFAPVDDAFAKIDPATIEVLKTDSDLLTSILTYHVVPGQILPDDIDGTHTTVNGADLEVTGSGDSIMVNGQSAVICGGVQTANATVYLIDTVLMPPAM, encoded by the coding sequence ATGTCCCGCAAGAAGCTCCTGTTCGGCCTTCCGGTGGCATTCGCCGTCGTGATCGCATTGAGCGCCTGTTCGTCCGGAACGGGCAGCACGACCACCGAAGAGACCACCGCCCCGCCGGCCGCTGAAGAGTCCATGACTCCCGAAGCCGAGACGATGGACCCCGCGGCCAACCTGGTCGGCTCCGGCTGCGCCGGATACGCCGAGGCTGTCCCGGACGGCGCCGGTTCGGTTGCCGGAATGGCCCTGGACCCGGTGGCCACCGCCGCCTCGAACAACCCGATCCTGACGACGCTCACCGCAGCCGTCTCGGGTGGCCTGAACCCGAACGTCAACCTGGTCGACACGCTCAACGGTGACGAGTTCACCGTCTTCGCGCCGGTCGATGACGCGTTCGCCAAGATCGACCCCGCCACCATCGAGGTGCTCAAGACCGACAGCGACCTGCTGACCTCGATCCTGACCTACCACGTCGTCCCCGGCCAGATCCTGCCCGATGACATCGACGGAACCCACACCACGGTCAACGGCGCCGACCTCGAGGTCACCGGAAGCGGCGACTCGATCATGGTCAACGGCCAGTCCGCAGTGATCTGTGGTGGCGTTCAGACCGCCAACGCGACGGTCTACCTCATCGACACGGTGCTGATGCCGCCGGCGATGTAA
- a CDS encoding DNA-directed RNA polymerase subunit beta translates to MSDESRGFHKPVRRPAETFDRRFAAEDPAEVSRAAHSTAQALLARARADPDGAIVERLVSFTDEHGIDDIAELWSRSPSTSLPGALWRLYLVQLMIHDDPQTAALLYERGRVEIDSADPVVAGAPTPASPDELVALIDTILRGLFRGDFAVALDRAAAFCRVEASGASHLADDYEGTEPERASALTTRALRLADYATDLAACASLWRRESLT, encoded by the coding sequence GTGAGCGACGAGTCCCGCGGTTTCCACAAACCGGTGCGCCGGCCCGCCGAAACGTTCGACAGGCGCTTCGCCGCGGAAGACCCGGCCGAGGTCTCGCGCGCCGCGCACTCGACCGCTCAGGCGCTCCTGGCGCGGGCTCGGGCCGATCCGGACGGGGCGATCGTCGAGCGGCTCGTCTCCTTCACGGATGAGCACGGCATCGACGACATCGCCGAGCTGTGGTCGCGCTCGCCGTCGACGTCGCTGCCCGGCGCCCTCTGGCGCCTGTACCTGGTGCAGCTGATGATCCATGACGACCCCCAGACCGCGGCACTGCTCTACGAGCGCGGACGGGTCGAGATCGACTCCGCCGATCCTGTGGTGGCTGGCGCGCCGACGCCGGCGAGTCCCGACGAACTCGTCGCGCTCATCGACACCATCCTGCGCGGCCTCTTCCGCGGCGACTTCGCGGTGGCCCTCGATCGCGCCGCAGCGTTCTGCCGGGTCGAGGCGTCCGGTGCGAGCCATCTGGCCGACGATTACGAAGGCACGGAGCCGGAGCGCGCTTCGGCGCTGACCACGCGCGCGCTTCGCCTGGCGGACTACGCGACCGATCTGGCCGCATGCGCGTCGCTCTGGCGCCGCGAATCGCTGACGTGA
- a CDS encoding NUDIX hydrolase, with the protein MTDTAVYAAGGVLWRIVDEKLLVLLIHRTKYRDVTLPKGKVDPGEMLAETAMREIFEETGVRVSLGVPVGISRYLMPNKRQKIVHYWAAEATDAAIRSSAFVPNKEIAALEWVPLKKAAGRLSYPVDVEILEYFERLVDERVLRTFPLIVLRHAKAVSRENWDQSDTARPLSSKGKKQAHSIVGPLLAFGARKIVSSPAVRCVKTVTPLSAALGRRIDTTALISQDAWEDGASDARTVVGQRVRSRKPTVLCSHGPVLPEILTEIALATGTLRGSYLGSASALETAAFSVVHLSVDNPGSGIVAIETHAPKI; encoded by the coding sequence ATGACCGACACCGCTGTCTACGCCGCAGGTGGCGTTCTCTGGCGGATCGTCGACGAGAAGCTCCTGGTACTGCTCATCCACCGCACGAAGTACCGCGACGTCACGCTGCCCAAGGGCAAGGTCGACCCCGGCGAGATGCTCGCCGAGACCGCCATGAGGGAGATCTTCGAAGAGACCGGCGTCCGGGTGAGCTTGGGCGTTCCGGTCGGCATCTCGCGATACCTGATGCCGAACAAGAGGCAGAAGATCGTCCACTACTGGGCGGCGGAGGCGACGGACGCCGCGATCCGCTCCTCGGCGTTCGTGCCCAACAAGGAGATCGCGGCACTCGAGTGGGTTCCGCTGAAGAAGGCCGCCGGCAGGCTCAGCTACCCGGTTGACGTCGAGATCCTCGAGTACTTCGAGCGACTCGTCGATGAGCGCGTGCTGCGCACATTCCCGCTCATCGTGCTCCGGCACGCCAAGGCCGTGTCCCGCGAGAACTGGGACCAGTCCGACACCGCACGGCCGCTCTCATCGAAGGGCAAGAAACAGGCGCACTCCATCGTCGGACCGCTCTTGGCGTTCGGTGCACGCAAAATCGTCTCCAGCCCCGCGGTGCGGTGCGTCAAGACCGTCACGCCGTTGTCGGCCGCGCTCGGTCGTCGGATCGACACGACCGCGCTGATCAGTCAGGACGCCTGGGAGGATGGCGCCTCCGATGCGCGCACGGTCGTGGGTCAGCGCGTGCGCAGTCGCAAGCCCACGGTCCTGTGCAGCCACGGACCCGTTCTTCCCGAGATCCTCACCGAGATCGCCCTGGCGACGGGCACGCTCCGCGGGTCCTACCTCGGGAGCGCGTCGGCCCTGGAGACGGCGGCCTTCTCGGTCGTGCACCTGTCCGTCGACAATCCCGGTTCCGGGATCGTCGCGATCGAGACGCACGCGCCGAAAATCTGA
- the pstA gene encoding phosphate ABC transporter permease PstA codes for MTVITASPATRPPAPESEPMRLTNGHLPKWAPWAVLVGSFAISFIIFGILAMASGDAINIAGLVVVAALIFLVLIFVISTVVEGRRKGVDRLVTGVVSSAFVLAMVPLVSVAWTVVANGVAGLSAEFLSSSMRNVVGEGGGALHAIVGTLLITLAAAIISIPIGLFTAIYLVEYGKGNRLATGITFLVDVMTGIPSIVAGLFAYAVFAIFFGPGIRLGIMGSVALAVLMIPVVVRSSEEMLRLVPNELREAAYALGVPKWLTIVKVVLPTSIAGITTGIMLSISRVIGETAPLLITAGVTASMNYDLFSGRMMTLPVFAYSQYMNQGIPAQAYIDRAWAAAFILIIIVMVLNLVARLVAKVFAPKTGR; via the coding sequence ATGACTGTGATCACCGCATCCCCCGCCACGCGCCCGCCGGCGCCCGAATCCGAGCCGATGCGCCTGACCAACGGCCACCTGCCCAAGTGGGCTCCGTGGGCCGTGCTGGTCGGCAGCTTCGCGATCAGCTTCATCATCTTCGGCATCCTCGCGATGGCCTCCGGCGATGCGATCAACATCGCGGGTCTCGTCGTGGTCGCGGCGCTCATCTTCCTGGTGCTGATCTTCGTGATCTCGACCGTGGTCGAAGGTCGCCGCAAGGGCGTCGACCGGCTCGTCACCGGAGTCGTCTCCTCCGCCTTCGTCCTTGCCATGGTGCCGCTGGTCTCCGTCGCCTGGACCGTCGTCGCCAACGGCGTCGCCGGCTTGTCGGCCGAGTTCCTCAGCAGCTCGATGCGCAACGTCGTCGGCGAGGGCGGCGGCGCCCTGCACGCGATCGTCGGCACGCTGCTGATCACGCTCGCCGCCGCGATCATCTCGATCCCGATCGGGCTGTTCACCGCGATCTACCTCGTCGAGTACGGCAAGGGGAACCGGCTCGCGACGGGCATCACGTTCCTGGTCGACGTCATGACCGGCATCCCGTCGATCGTGGCGGGCCTGTTCGCCTACGCGGTGTTCGCGATCTTCTTCGGCCCGGGCATCCGCCTCGGAATCATGGGCTCGGTGGCCCTGGCGGTCCTGATGATCCCGGTCGTCGTGCGCTCCAGCGAGGAGATGCTGCGCCTGGTTCCGAACGAACTGCGCGAGGCGGCCTATGCGCTGGGCGTCCCGAAGTGGCTCACGATCGTCAAGGTCGTCCTGCCCACCTCGATCGCCGGCATCACCACGGGCATCATGCTCTCGATCTCCCGTGTCATCGGCGAGACCGCCCCGCTGCTGATCACCGCCGGTGTGACGGCATCCATGAACTACGACCTGTTCTCCGGCCGGATGATGACCCTGCCGGTGTTCGCCTACTCGCAGTACATGAACCAGGGCATCCCCGCGCAGGCCTACATCGACCGCGCGTGGGCGGCCGCATTCATCCTCATCATCATCGTCATGGTTCTGAACCTCGTCGCGCGTCTCGTCGCGAAGGTCTTCGCCCCCAAGACCGGCCGCTGA
- the pstS gene encoding phosphate ABC transporter substrate-binding protein PstS, with product MKLSRIAKIGAIGAVAALALTACASNESGGTATTDPSAPAGLSGELAGSGASSQEVAVQAWTAGFQGANPDVTINYDPAGSGAGRESFQAGAVQFAGSDRAFKLDEIEAGPWDACADGSGIIELPTYISPIAVIFNIDGVDELNLDAATIAGLFAGTITSWDDPAIAALNPDATLPALAVTPVHRTDDSGTTENFTDYLFQAAPTVWTSEPDGVWPLSTGEGAQGTSGVVSAVSGGNGTVGYADASRAAEEGLSTAAVQVGEEFVTYSPEAAAAVVDESPFEDGRSEGDLAIALDRTTEVAGVYPIVLVSYMIACEEYTDPATASLVKGFLTYIASPEGQQAAADAAGNAPISESLTEQVNAAIDLIVTQ from the coding sequence GTGAAGCTCTCCCGAATTGCCAAGATCGGCGCCATCGGCGCCGTCGCGGCCCTCGCCCTCACCGCTTGCGCGTCCAACGAGTCCGGTGGCACCGCCACGACCGACCCGTCGGCTCCCGCCGGCCTCTCCGGCGAGCTCGCCGGCTCCGGCGCCTCGTCGCAGGAGGTCGCTGTCCAGGCGTGGACCGCCGGCTTCCAGGGCGCGAACCCGGACGTCACCATCAACTACGACCCCGCCGGTTCCGGCGCGGGCCGCGAGTCCTTCCAGGCCGGCGCCGTGCAGTTCGCGGGCTCCGACCGCGCGTTCAAGCTCGACGAGATCGAGGCAGGCCCGTGGGATGCGTGCGCCGACGGCTCCGGCATCATCGAGCTGCCGACCTACATCTCCCCCATCGCCGTGATCTTCAACATCGACGGCGTCGACGAGCTCAACCTCGACGCCGCCACGATCGCCGGGCTCTTCGCCGGCACGATCACCAGCTGGGACGACCCGGCTATCGCCGCGCTGAACCCCGACGCGACGCTGCCGGCCCTCGCCGTCACGCCCGTGCACCGCACCGACGACTCGGGCACCACCGAGAACTTCACCGACTACCTGTTCCAGGCCGCACCCACCGTGTGGACCTCCGAGCCGGACGGTGTCTGGCCGCTGAGCACCGGTGAGGGCGCCCAGGGCACCTCCGGTGTGGTCTCCGCCGTCTCCGGTGGGAACGGCACGGTCGGCTACGCCGACGCGTCGCGCGCCGCCGAAGAGGGTCTGTCGACCGCCGCCGTCCAGGTCGGCGAGGAGTTCGTCACCTACTCGCCCGAGGCCGCTGCCGCCGTCGTGGACGAGTCGCCGTTCGAGGACGGCCGGAGCGAGGGCGACCTCGCCATCGCGCTGGACCGCACCACCGAGGTGGCCGGCGTCTACCCGATCGTCCTGGTCAGCTACATGATCGCGTGCGAGGAGTACACCGACCCCGCGACTGCGTCGCTGGTGAAGGGCTTCCTCACGTACATCGCCAGCCCCGAGGGTCAGCAGGCCGCTGCCGATGCAGCCGGCAACGCTCCCATCTCGGAGTCCCTCACCGAGCAGGTCAACGCGGCGATCGATCTGATCGTCACCCAGTAG
- a CDS encoding VOC family protein, whose translation MDYSLEVIGIPVSDVDAAIRFYVDQVGFHLDHDVSSSPGMRVVQLTPVGSPCSVVFGEGLPLGEPGSTKGMQLVVSDIDAARAELAERGVPISEVMLLGPADREGSRFAFFQDPDGNGWSLQEIRR comes from the coding sequence ATGGACTATTCGCTCGAAGTGATCGGGATCCCGGTATCGGACGTGGACGCCGCCATCCGCTTCTACGTGGACCAGGTCGGCTTCCATCTCGACCACGACGTCTCCTCGAGCCCGGGCATGCGCGTCGTCCAGCTCACTCCGGTCGGCTCGCCCTGTTCCGTCGTGTTCGGAGAAGGCCTGCCGCTCGGCGAGCCGGGTTCGACCAAGGGCATGCAGCTCGTCGTGTCGGACATCGACGCGGCACGGGCCGAGCTCGCGGAGCGGGGCGTCCCCATCTCCGAGGTGATGCTGCTCGGACCGGCCGATCGGGAGGGTTCGCGGTTCGCGTTCTTCCAGGATCCCGACGGCAACGGCTGGTCGCTGCAGGAGATCCGGCGCTAG
- the pstB gene encoding phosphate ABC transporter ATP-binding protein PstB — MSKSIEVNDLNVYYGDFLAVEGVSLSIEPRSVTAFIGPSGCGKSTFLRTLNRMHEVIPGARVEGEVLLDGDNLYGSTVDPVLVRRQVGMVFQRPNPFPTMSIRENVLAGVKLNNKRISKGDADALVERSLQGANLWNEVKDRLDKPGSGLSGGQQQRLCIARAIAVSPQVLLMDEPCSALDPISTYAIEELIEELKSEYTIVIVTHNMQQASRVSDRTAFFNIAGTGKPGKLIEYNDTKSIFTTPTVQATEDYVSGRFG; from the coding sequence GTGTCCAAGAGCATCGAAGTCAACGACCTCAACGTCTACTACGGCGACTTCCTCGCCGTGGAGGGCGTCTCCCTCAGCATCGAACCCCGAAGCGTCACCGCGTTCATCGGCCCGTCGGGATGCGGCAAGTCCACGTTCCTGCGCACCCTGAACCGCATGCACGAGGTCATCCCCGGCGCACGCGTGGAGGGCGAAGTCCTCCTCGACGGCGACAACCTCTACGGCTCCACCGTCGACCCGGTGCTCGTTCGCCGCCAGGTGGGCATGGTCTTCCAGCGCCCCAACCCGTTCCCCACGATGTCGATCCGCGAGAACGTGCTGGCCGGCGTGAAGCTGAACAACAAGCGCATCTCGAAGGGCGACGCCGACGCACTGGTCGAGCGTTCGCTGCAGGGTGCCAACCTGTGGAACGAGGTCAAGGACCGCCTCGACAAGCCCGGATCCGGCCTCTCCGGCGGACAGCAGCAGCGTCTCTGCATCGCCCGTGCGATCGCAGTCTCGCCCCAGGTCCTGCTGATGGACGAGCCCTGCTCGGCTCTGGACCCGATCTCGACGTACGCCATCGAGGAGCTGATCGAGGAACTCAAGTCCGAGTACACGATCGTGATCGTGACGCACAACATGCAGCAGGCCTCGCGCGTGTCCGACCGGACGGCGTTCTTCAACATCGCCGGCACCGGCAAGCCCGGCAAGCTCATCGAGTACAACGACACCAAGTCGATCTTCACGACGCCGACCGTCCAGGCCACCGAGGACTACGTCTCCGGCCGCTTCGGGTAG
- a CDS encoding aminotransferase class IV: MAWHYALTIDPAASDDDRDDFADTFTEIDPAAPALNVGELSTQRGDGIFESIGVIDSHAQEVVPHLERLAHSARLCDLPAPHLPQWRQAVDLVAAHAGPGESVIKLILSRGVEHGPAPTAWVTAAAAADFTVPRTRGIRVVTLDRGFDSGAAARAPWLLLGAKTLSYAVNMAAIREAKRRGADDAIFVSTDGIVLEAPTASLILRRGDAFLTPAPTGSILHGTTQLSAFEWLASQGHRTEYASIPASDLATADAAWLVSSVRLAAPITAIDGVPLGGDAEFTAALNAYLLSPRD, encoded by the coding sequence ATGGCCTGGCACTACGCGCTGACGATTGATCCGGCGGCATCCGATGACGACCGCGACGATTTCGCCGACACCTTCACCGAGATCGATCCGGCCGCACCCGCGCTGAACGTGGGCGAGCTGAGCACTCAGCGCGGTGACGGCATCTTCGAGTCAATCGGAGTTATCGACTCCCACGCGCAGGAGGTCGTCCCGCACCTGGAACGGTTGGCGCACTCCGCCAGGCTGTGCGACCTGCCGGCCCCGCACCTGCCGCAGTGGCGCCAGGCGGTGGATCTCGTCGCCGCGCACGCCGGCCCAGGTGAGTCGGTCATCAAGCTCATCCTCAGTCGCGGCGTCGAACACGGCCCCGCCCCGACGGCGTGGGTGACCGCGGCGGCGGCCGCCGATTTCACCGTGCCGCGTACACGCGGCATCCGCGTCGTCACACTCGATCGCGGCTTCGACAGCGGCGCGGCCGCGCGTGCGCCGTGGCTGCTCCTGGGCGCGAAGACCCTGTCGTACGCGGTCAACATGGCGGCGATCCGCGAGGCGAAGCGGCGCGGCGCCGACGACGCGATCTTCGTCTCCACCGATGGCATCGTGCTCGAAGCGCCGACCGCATCGCTCATCCTGCGCCGCGGTGACGCGTTCCTCACGCCGGCGCCGACGGGCTCGATCCTGCACGGCACGACGCAGCTGAGCGCCTTCGAATGGTTGGCATCGCAGGGTCACCGGACCGAATACGCGTCGATCCCGGCATCCGATCTGGCAACGGCCGACGCGGCGTGGCTGGTCTCCAGCGTCCGTCTCGCGGCCCCGATCACCGCGATCGACGGCGTGCCGCTGGGCGGAGACGCGGAGTTCACCGCGGCGTTGAACGCGTACCTGCTCTCGCCCCGCGACTGA
- a CDS encoding anti-sigma factor: MNEQEFAELAAGYVLNALSPDETAAFERARSAHPEWEAIVESDAATATRLAELTAPETPSAGIRAALLAQIAVTPQNQPTDIVPTADDAPPAAQTRAEARAQAELRAAAQSSSRSEPVAASARRPGGMRTWFALAASLVLLVGVGWGAVFVSEQLSTPASVVALQEIQDAPDVQSATAELADGGEATAYWSASLGKSVLVSDGLPSLADDQSFQAWFVRDGEAISAGTFAADGGTATALLSGDVQPGDVIAVTVEAVGGSETGQPTTDPILAIPTA; the protein is encoded by the coding sequence GTGAACGAGCAGGAGTTCGCCGAACTGGCGGCCGGGTACGTACTGAACGCGCTGTCGCCCGATGAGACGGCCGCGTTCGAGCGGGCGCGCTCGGCTCACCCCGAGTGGGAGGCAATCGTGGAATCGGATGCCGCGACCGCGACCCGCCTCGCAGAACTGACCGCGCCCGAGACGCCGTCCGCCGGTATTCGGGCCGCCCTCCTGGCCCAGATCGCTGTCACACCGCAGAACCAGCCGACTGACATCGTCCCGACTGCCGATGATGCACCCCCGGCCGCCCAGACCCGCGCTGAAGCACGCGCGCAGGCGGAGCTTCGTGCCGCGGCACAGTCCTCGAGCAGGTCGGAGCCGGTCGCGGCCTCAGCGCGCCGTCCCGGGGGAATGCGCACCTGGTTCGCGCTCGCCGCATCGCTGGTCCTTCTGGTCGGCGTCGGATGGGGGGCCGTGTTCGTCAGCGAGCAGCTGAGCACCCCGGCATCCGTCGTGGCACTCCAGGAGATCCAGGACGCTCCCGACGTGCAGTCCGCCACGGCCGAACTCGCCGATGGTGGAGAGGCGACCGCGTACTGGTCCGCCTCGCTCGGCAAGTCCGTCCTCGTCTCGGACGGGTTGCCGTCCCTCGCCGACGATCAGAGTTTTCAGGCGTGGTTCGTCCGCGACGGCGAGGCCATCTCGGCCGGAACCTTCGCCGCCGACGGCGGGACGGCAACCGCCCTGCTGTCCGGCGACGTGCAGCCCGGCGACGTCATCGCCGTGACGGTCGAAGCGGTCGGCGGGTCCGAGACCGGGCAGCCTACGACCGACCCGATCCTCGCGATCCCGACGGCATAG